In the genome of Cryptomeria japonica chromosome 8, Sugi_1.0, whole genome shotgun sequence, one region contains:
- the LOC131855920 gene encoding disease resistance protein RPV1-like isoform X2, producing MKHMKTKVYMEVAKYPVGLDEAVNAFESILDSSQNIQIVGIVGMGDSGKTTLAREIYNRKSSLIDKSSFLFEVRDAENKNELCIRQKKLMQDIGVRPEFGNVEEGKIFLKMKLRFLQVFVILDDVDSLEQLDALLPGIDSLGQGSLIIVTSRELGILKSWGISSIYPIKGLNPRHAKELLCWHSFLQSSPPIEFEDLVEKFVHNCKGLPLSLRVFGGLLYKKPKEYWNSQLKKISRILPHDIKEKLKISFNALDKEEKEIFLDIACFFLGEKKNVAIEVWDGSGWCGVHSWEVLENKCLVEVDECNKIKMHDQLRDLGREIAKEWSPHRIWSTEQIKDIQKQATMERVILIRGINAATYDFYQVCSPHHGTPFEECMELLKGYSTKFNALTPSIFVVKSPYFTEECATLFPALLWLRWSNIPGPILPSWLMLKNLRVLELPDAGQLQELWNDTDPPLELRELNLQYAKSFLKFPGSIGCLKHLKKISVDAPVTYSLVDSLPEGFCLLESLEHLQLSGFEKLTSLPREFGLLTNLRHLDLSYCRKLRMLPDSFKQLINLQYIDLSGCEELTLTSENNYILENMTKLETLNFSACKKVQNLPRDITKQLSLRYLYAEGTGLRELPSNIGELSKLEVLEIGSDFSCDLKTLPESMGDLSSLTSLTISYFSQLKTLPESMGDLSSLTSLTISYCSQLKTLPESMGDLSSLTSLTISCGQLKTLPESMDDLSSLTSLTISSSQLKTLPESIGHLSTLTQLYIEKCYELKTLPESIGHLSSLAHLKIDECWKLGSLPKNLGCLPEPERSLSQSEELSIKSLSGSCSSSLCNLKSIYLYCTPVSRISISQQCCPRLETLDLLYNQQLVEIETLPTSVKALKLSNCKMLVVISALSGMVNLETLRIQNCGDKVQFEIIETADQPSMPAINFEHMERLQTLQLAAECNISAIELCLQTIKKWPSESIICGRTERGVESVMKSSAFPGLTLVDSCVDESSGCIYERRSLRLKCGQRHPSNAAAMVCFHINCTSADNLLRFYTQNFDTSINMVVGEGKWVWLGVFTQPSLTTEEYTLEGSECDSGRGMVVMGEQQRVVEAFKKLLLFFGGCE from the exons ATGAAACACATGAAAACAAAGGTTTATATGGAGGTAGCCAAATATCCAGTGGGTCTTGATGAGGCAGTAAATGCTTTTGAAAGTATACTTGATTCTTCTCAAAATATACAAATTGTGGGGATTGTCGGCATGGGGGACTCTGGGAAAACGACCCTTGCCAGAGAAATATACAATAGGAAAAGTTCCTTAATAGATAAATCCAGTTTTCTTTTTGAAGTCCGAGATGCAGAAAATAAAAATGAATTGTGTATAAGACAAAAGAAACTTATGCAAGACATTGGTGTTAGACCTGAATTTGGTAATGTAGAAGAAGGGAAGATATTCCTTAAAATGAAGTTGAGATTTCTTCAAGTGTTTGTAATTTTGGATGATGTAGATAGTTTAGAACAATTAGATGCTCTATTACCAGGAATTGACAGCTTGGGACAAGGTAGTTTAATTATTGTTACAAGTCGGGAATTGGGCATTCTTAAATCATGGGGAATCTCATCCATTTACCCAATAAAAGGATTAAATCCTAGACATGCTAAGGAGCTTTTATGTTGGCACAGTTTCCTACAATCTTCTCCTCCAATTGAATTTGAAGATCTTGTTGAGAAATTTGTACATAATTGCAAAGGATTGCCCTTATCTCTTAGAGTATTTGGAGGACTGCTTTATAAAAAGCCTAAGGAGTATTGGAATTCTCAATTGAAAAAAATATCAAGAATATTACCCCATGACATTAAAGAAAAGCTTAAAATAAGCTTCAATGCACTGGATAAGGAGGAGAAAGAAATATTTTTAGACATAGCTTGTTTTTTCCTAGGTGAAAAAAAAAACGTGGCCATTGAAGTGTGGGATGGGTCGGGATGGTGTGGAGTTCATAGTTGGGAAGTGCTTGAGAATAAATGTTTGGTTGAGGTGGACGAGTGCAATAAAATCAAAATGCACGATCAGCTTAGAGATCTTGGAAGAGAAATTGCAAAGGAATGGTCACCCCACCGTATTTGGTCAACGGAGCAAATTAAAGACATTCAGAAACAGGCCACCATG GAAAGAGTTATATTGATTCGGGGGATTAATGCGGCAACCTATGATTTCTATCAAGTGTGCTCACCCCATCATGGTACACCTTTTGAAGAGTGTATGGAGCTTCTGAAAGGCTATTCTACAAAGTTTAATGCCCTTACACCTTCTATCTTTGTTGTGAAGTCTCCTTATTTTACAGAAGAATGTGCAACACTATTTCCAGCCCTCCTCTGGCTGCGATGGAGCAATATACCGGGGCCAATTCTTCCGTCGTGGCTAATGCTGAAGAATTTAAGAGTTTTAGAGCTTCCAGATGCTGGACAGTTACAAGAATTGTGGAACGACACAGAT CCTCCTTTGGAATTAAGAGAGCTGAATCTTCAATATGCCAAGAGTTTCCTCAAATTTCCGGGGTCAATAGGATGTcttaaacatttgaaaaagatATCCGTGGACGCACCAGTGACATATAGTCTTGTGGACAGTCTTCCAGAAGGGTTTTGTCTACTTGAGTCGTTGGAGCACCTCCAGCTAAGTGGATTTGAGAAGCTAACATCATTGCCTCGCGAGTTTGGTCTTTTGACAAACCTGCGACATCTAGATTTGAGCTATTGCAGGAAATTGAGGATGTTGCCTGATTCTTTTAAGCAGCTCATAAATCTACAGTATATCGATTTGAGTGGTTGCGAGGAGCTCACCTTAACGTCAGAGAACAATTACATTTTGGAAAATATGAcaaagttggagactctaaatttTTCAGCATGTAAGAAAGTTCAGAACCTACCTCGGGATATCACAAAGCAGTTGTCGTTGAGATATCTGTATGCGGAAGGCACCGGGTTAAGGGAATTGCCAAGTAACATTGGCGAACTGAGCAAATTGGAAGTGCTGGAAATAGGAAGTGATTTCTCTTGTGATTTAAAAACTTTACCTGAGTCTATGGGTGATTTGTCTTCTTTGACTAGTCTTACCATTTCTTATTTTAGTCAATTAAAAACTTTACCTGAGTCTATGGGTGATTTGTCTTCTTTGACTAGTCTTACCATTTCCTATTGTAGTCAATTAAAAACTTTACCTGAGTCTATGGGTGATTTGTCTTCTTTGACTAGTCTTACCATTTCTTGTGGTCAATTAAAAACTTTACCGGAGTCTATGGATGATTTGTCTTCTTTGACTAGTCTTACCATTTCTTCTAGTCAATTAAAAACTTTACCTGAATCTATAGGTCATTTGTCCACTTTAACTCAACTTTACATTGAGAAGTGTTATGAATTAAAAACTTTACCTGAATCTATTGGTCATTTGTCTTCCCTAGCCCATCTTAAAATTGACGAGTGTTGGAAGTTGGGATCTTTGCCTAAGAACTTAGGATGTTTACCTGAGCCAGAGAGAAGTCTTAGTCAGTCGGAAGAACTGAGCATAAAGTCTCTGTCGGGGTCCTGTTCTTCTTCATTGTGCAACCTCAAATCGATATATTTATACTGCACTCCTGTGTCGAGGATATCAATCTCTCAACAATGCTGCCCCCGTCTGGAAACTCTGGACCTTCTCTATAACCAGCAGTTAGTAGAGATCGAAACGTTGCCAACATCAGTAAAGGCCTTGAAGTTGAGCAATTGTAAAATGCTGGTGGTCATAAGTGCTTTGTCAGGCATGGTAAACCTTGAGACACTGCGTATACAGAACTGCGGGGACAAGGTACAATTTGAAATCATAGAAACTGCTGACCAACCATCCATGCCAGCcataaattttgagcatatggagagaCTGCAGACGCTACAGCTCGCAGCAGAATGCAACATCTCAGCAATTGAACTTTGCCTTCAGACTATAAAG AAATGGCCATCGGAAAGTATAATATGCGGAAGGACAGAGCGTGGTGTGGAATCAGTTATGAAGTCTTCTGCCTTTCCTGGTCTCACTTTGGTTGATTCATGCGTGGACGAGAGTAGTGGTTGTATATATGAAAGACGTTCGTTGAGGTTAAAATGCGGGCAGAGGCATCCTTCCAACGCGGCAGCGATGGTGTGTTTTCATATAAATTGCACTTCCGCAGATAATCTTCTACGCTTCTACACCCAAAACTTCGACACCAGCATTAATATGGTCGTGGGAGAGGGGAAATGGGTATGGTTAGGTGTTTTCACACAACCTTCCCTTACGACAGAGGAGTACACACTAGAGGGATCTGAATGTGATTCAGGGAGGGGAATGGTAGTGATGGGCGAGCAACAAAGAGTTGTGGAGGCTTTTAAAAAATTACTGTTATTTTTTGGCGGTTGTGAATAG